Part of the Roseomonas sp. OT10 genome, GGACCGGTTCGCTCTGCCAGACCACGCGCAGGTCGCGCATGTCCAGCATGCCCTTCTCCACCATCGCCCGCAGGTTGCCGCGGGTATAGCCGGTCGCGGGGTCGCCCTGGCCGCTGGCCCAGGTGACGGTGGCGTCGTACTGCCGGCCCAGCACGGCGACCACCGCCTGCTCGTGCCCGCCCGCGAAGCCCGTGCGGCCGAAATACCGCCCCGGCTCCGGGTCGATCCCCTGCCGCCGCAGCGCGAAGCGCGGGACGAGATAGCCGGAGGCGGAGTTCGGGTCGGGCCAGGCGAGGGACTTCCCCCGCATCCCGGCGAGGTCGGCGATGCCGGAATCCGCCCGCACGACCATGACGCCAACATAGCCGATGGAGCCGTCCGCCTCCTCCGTCACCACCAGCGGCTCGACCCCGCCCTCCGTGTCGATCCAGGCGGCGGCGTAGACGGCGGGGCTGACGGTGGCGATGTCGAGCTGCCCGGCCGAGAAGGCCTGGACGATGCCGGCGTAGTCGGCGGCCGGGTAGAGGCGCACGGGGATGCGGAAGGTCTCGGCCAGCAGCGCGCGGTACGCCTCGTAGCGGCCGAGCCGGTCCGCCTCGTTCTCGCCGCCCAGCAGGCCGAGGCGCAGTACCGGCACCTCGCGCGCCCAGTCGCGCGGGCCGGCGGCGGGGAAGGCGAGGCCGGGATCGGCCGAGCGGCGCTGCGCCAGGGCCGGCAGGGCGGGGGCGGCCAGGCTGGGGGCAACCAGCGTGGGCGCGGCCAGCGCGGCGGCGAGCAGGGCGCGGCGGGGGAGGGCCATCCCGCTCAGTTCCGCCGCCGCCGCTCCGCCGCCTCCTCCCGTCGCAGCGCGATCGGCAGGGCGTAGTCCTCCACCGTCACGGTGCGGAAGCCCGCGCCGCCGCCGCGCTCGATCTGGCGGTAGATGTCGGGATGCGCGGCGGGCAGGGCGAGGAGGAAGTCCGTCATGTCCGCCTTGAACGCCGCCGGCAGGTCGGCGCGGGCGGCGACCGGCCCGGTGGGGATGATGCCGGAGCGCCAGATCACGCGCAGGTCGCGCATGTCCAGCATCCCCTTGTCCACCATGGCGCGCAGGTTGCCGCGGTTGAAGCCCTTCTCCGGGTCGCCCTGGGCCGAGGCCCAGGTGCAGGCCGCGTCGTACTGGCGCTGCAGCACGGCGACCACCGCCTGCTCGTGCCCGCCGCCGAAGCCCGTGCGGCTGAAGAACTGGCCGCCCTCGGTCGGGATACCCTGGGCGCGCAGCGCGGCGCGGGGCGCGAAATAGCCGGAGGTGGAGTTGGGGTCGGCCCAGGCCAGCGACTTCCCCTTCATGCCGGCGAGGTCGGTGATGCCGGAATCGGCGCGCACCACCATCACCGCGACATAGCCGATCGAGCCGTCCTCCTCCTCGGCCGCGACCAGCGGCACCACCGCGCCGTCCGTGTCCATCCACACCCCGGCGAAGGCGGCCGCGCCCATCTGCGCCACGTCGATCTGCTTCGCCGAGAAGGCCTGGCCGATGCCGGCGAAGTCGGCCGCGGGGTAGAGCCGGACGGGCACCTTGAAGGTCTCCTCCAGCAGCCGGCGATAGCCGTCGTAGCGGCCCAGCCGGTCCGCCTCGTTCTCGCCGCCCGAGATGCCGATGCGCAGGGTGGGGATCTGCGCCGCCCAGTCGCGCCGCCCGGCGGCGGGGAAGGGGATGCCGTCGGCCGTGCGCCGCGCCGCGGGCTGGGCGAGGGCGCTCCCGGTCAGGTCGCGTCCGGCGAGCGCCAGGGCCGCGCCGGCAACGAGCAGCCGACGGCGGGTGGGGGCGAAGGGCAGGGGCATGGCGGGCCTCCTTGAGCCGGCAGGACGGGGCGCCGGCGGGACGGACAGGCCGGGAAGATAGGCACGGCGGCGGCGGCCGGTCAGCCGGCCCCGTCGCGGGGCAGCGCCGCTTCAGGCGCCGTGCCCGGCCGCCCGCTTCCGGCCGGGGAGGAGGCGCAGCGCGGGGGAGAGCCCGTGCTCCACCACGGGGATCAGCAGGCCGCCCGCCGCGAGGCCGACCAGCGCCGAGCCGGCGGCGCCCACCAGCCACTCCACCGCCCCGCCCGCGGCGGGGAGCAGGCGCCCCGCGGCCACGGCTAGGCCATGCAGCCAGTGGGCGGGCGCGGCCAGGCCGAGGCTCTCCGCCCCGTGCAGCAGGATGCCGCCGCCGACCCAGAGCATGGCCGCCGT contains:
- the phnD gene encoding phosphate/phosphite/phosphonate ABC transporter substrate-binding protein, with protein sequence MPLPFAPTRRRLLVAGAALALAGRDLTGSALAQPAARRTADGIPFPAAGRRDWAAQIPTLRIGISGGENEADRLGRYDGYRRLLEETFKVPVRLYPAADFAGIGQAFSAKQIDVAQMGAAAFAGVWMDTDGAVVPLVAAEEEDGSIGYVAVMVVRADSGITDLAGMKGKSLAWADPNSTSGYFAPRAALRAQGIPTEGGQFFSRTGFGGGHEQAVVAVLQRQYDAACTWASAQGDPEKGFNRGNLRAMVDKGMLDMRDLRVIWRSGIIPTGPVAARADLPAAFKADMTDFLLALPAAHPDIYRQIERGGGAGFRTVTVEDYALPIALRREEAAERRRRN
- the phnD gene encoding phosphate/phosphite/phosphonate ABC transporter substrate-binding protein translates to MALPRRALLAAALAAPTLVAPSLAAPALPALAQRRSADPGLAFPAAGPRDWAREVPVLRLGLLGGENEADRLGRYEAYRALLAETFRIPVRLYPAADYAGIVQAFSAGQLDIATVSPAVYAAAWIDTEGGVEPLVVTEEADGSIGYVGVMVVRADSGIADLAGMRGKSLAWPDPNSASGYLVPRFALRRQGIDPEPGRYFGRTGFAGGHEQAVVAVLGRQYDATVTWASGQGDPATGYTRGNLRAMVEKGMLDMRDLRVVWQSEPVPYGPLMARSALPDACKEDLRLFHLALPAAHPDIYRQIERGAGAGYREVRHAQYQLMIDLRREEAAARRRG